The stretch of DNA GTGAGGTCGTGGGCCACCAGGCTCCGTAGAGGCGCGTGGTAAACGACTTCCTGCTGCTGTCCCGCCAGCTTCACCAGAAAAGGGACGCGCGGATCCATGGTCTGGTCCAGCATGGCGTACCAGCGCAGAGAGTGGTCGGAGGTGACGAGTACGGTGGATGCGTCCCACAGGCCGGCCCGTTCCATCTCCATGCGCAGATCACCCAGAGTGCGATCGGCCAGCGCCAAGTTGTCGAAATACCAGTCGGGGCGGAAGTTGAAGATTGTCAGCTCGGCGTCATCCCGGCGATAGATCGCCGGCTCATGAGGCACAGGAAGATGGAGCACCACCAAACCCAGCTTCGGATCCGCCGCCGCCTGCTTGGCTTCCTGCAGCATGGCCAGGTAGCGTTCCATATGCCGCTGCCGGGCCTCCAGCGGCGAGAGGGTGCGGAGCTGGCTGCGGAAGCTGGTCGCCAGGTCGGGCTGGGAGCCGCGCACCCGCGTCTCCATGGATTCCAAGTAGCACCGGTTCAGCGACTGCTTGAAGAGGCGGCAGTACGGGAGGAACCAGCCCACCATGGCAGTGTTGAACCCGGCCTGGCGGACTTTGGAGAACAGATTGGGCGGGCCGGGCCCGTCTATCTGCTTGGGCTCGTCCAGGAAGAGGAGCCGGAAGTTGGCCTTTCCGGTAGGCTCGACGCTGTAGACTTGGCGTCCATAGAGGTAGCTCATCATGGACTCCGAGGTCTCCAGGCCGGACTGGAACGCGCTCTCCGCGTAAATGGACTGGGCGCGCAGGCGGTCGATTTCCGGCAGTCGGAGCGAGGCCGGCCTCCGGGGAAAAACGTAGCGCCAGTCCATCTCGTCAAAAACGATCCAGACCACGCGCCGCTGTCCCGGGCGGACCGGAAGCAGCGGCGGGCTCGCCATCAGTTCGGCTCTCGCGACAGCTCGGTCGCCATGGACCACCCAAGCCGCCTGGAGAAAACTGGCCGGCACGAAAGCGAACAGGCACAGGGTCAGGACCTCCGCCGCCACCAGGAGCGAGCGGCGCCAGCGGACGACCGCATAGGCAGCCAGAAGGACGGTGGCCGCAGTCAACAGAATCAGCAGAGAATCGTCTTCCACCGCGGTCCACAGGCGGCGCAGAGGGCGGTAGTAACGGAGCTCGAGCAGCCGCAGCAGGATCAGGGGAGCCAGCAGGTACAACCCGCGGTGCCAGCCGGGAAGGCGCCGGGAACGTTTCCCCTGGCTGATGAGCATCCAAAACAAGGCCGCGAAGGCGTAAACATTGACGGTAATGGCGAGCAGGTCCCGCCAGGTCCATGCCGGCGCCAGCAGCGGAGTAGAAAAGAGGATGGTGTGCCAGAAACCGAAGAAGCAAAGGTTCGCGAGGGAAGCCGCCGCCGCCAGATCCCGCCAGCGGCTGTGCGTGGCGCCTTTCGCGGTCTGAACCTCCCGCACGCGTTCCTTCGGTACAGTGGTCAAAGTGAGTGGCTCGTGGCGAGACACATCTTGGCATCGATGGGGGAATTTTTCCATAATATAGGAGCCCTACACTGGGAAGCTTCGCCGGCACGGGGCAGCCGTTGACTTGAGAATCCGTTTCTCTGAAACGGAAGGGAAACATGGCAGCGATTGAGATTTCCGGACTGGAAAAGACCTACAGCGTCGGCTTCCTGCGCAAGCGCAAGGTGCGCGCCCTCCGCCCGCTCAACCTCACGGTCGAAGAGGGCGAGGTCTTCGGCTACCTGGGCGCGAACGGCGCCGGCAAGACCACCACCTTGAAGCTGCTGATGGGGATCATCTTCCCCACCGGCGGCTCCGCCCGCATCCTGGGCCTGGACTACCGCGACCCTGACGTGCGCGCGCAGATCGGCTTCCTGCCCGAGCAGCCGTACTTCTACGACCATCTGACGGCAGCCGAGCTGCTCGAGTACTACGCTCAGCTCTCGGGGGTCTCGGCAGCGGAGCGCAAGCGCCGGGTGCCGCGGATGCTAGAGCGCGTGGGCCTGCCGGACGTGGGCGGACTTCCCCTGCGCAAGTTCTCCAAGGGCATGATGCAGCGGGTGGGCATCGCGCAGGCCGTCCTGCACGATCCCAAGGTGGTCTTCCTGGACGAGCCCATGTCCGGCCTGGACCCCATCGGGCGGCGCGAGGTGCGCGACCTGATGCAGGGCCTGAAGGATGAGGGCAAGACCATCTTCTTCTCCACCCACATTCTTTCCGACGCCGAGTCGCTGTGCGACCGCGTGGCCGTGCTGCACCAGGGCGAGCTGTGCTGCGTGGAAAAGGTAAGCGCGCTCACCACCGCCAAGCACGACCTCATGGAGGTCCTGTGGCAGGGCGACGCGGCCCTCAGCAAGGATTTTGCGGCGCTGGGCGCGGAGTGCCGCATCACCGGCGACCAGGTGCGGGCCGTCGTCCCGGAGGCCAAGCTGAACGCGGCCCTGGACCTGCTG from Terriglobales bacterium encodes:
- a CDS encoding sulfatase-like hydrolase/transferase gives rise to the protein MTTVPKERVREVQTAKGATHSRWRDLAAAASLANLCFFGFWHTILFSTPLLAPAWTWRDLLAITVNVYAFAALFWMLISQGKRSRRLPGWHRGLYLLAPLILLRLLELRYYRPLRRLWTAVEDDSLLILLTAATVLLAAYAVVRWRRSLLVAAEVLTLCLFAFVPASFLQAAWVVHGDRAVARAELMASPPLLPVRPGQRRVVWIVFDEMDWRYVFPRRPASLRLPEIDRLRAQSIYAESAFQSGLETSESMMSYLYGRQVYSVEPTGKANFRLLFLDEPKQIDGPGPPNLFSKVRQAGFNTAMVGWFLPYCRLFKQSLNRCYLESMETRVRGSQPDLATSFRSQLRTLSPLEARQRHMERYLAMLQEAKQAAADPKLGLVVLHLPVPHEPAIYRRDDAELTIFNFRPDWYFDNLALADRTLGDLRMEMERAGLWDASTVLVTSDHSLRWYAMLDQTMDPRVPFLVKLAGQQQEVVYHAPLRSLVAHDLT
- a CDS encoding ABC transporter ATP-binding protein, whose amino-acid sequence is MAAIEISGLEKTYSVGFLRKRKVRALRPLNLTVEEGEVFGYLGANGAGKTTTLKLLMGIIFPTGGSARILGLDYRDPDVRAQIGFLPEQPYFYDHLTAAELLEYYAQLSGVSAAERKRRVPRMLERVGLPDVGGLPLRKFSKGMMQRVGIAQAVLHDPKVVFLDEPMSGLDPIGRREVRDLMQGLKDEGKTIFFSTHILSDAESLCDRVAVLHQGELCCVEKVSALTTAKHDLMEVLWQGDAALSKDFAALGAECRITGDQVRAVVPEAKLNAALDLLRNNRARLISVIPVRTTLEDYFLERLAGSAGSKEAKP